The sequence below is a genomic window from Coffea arabica cultivar ET-39 chromosome 4c, Coffea Arabica ET-39 HiFi, whole genome shotgun sequence.
gattttatttcttttatgagCAGTAGTGGAAGATATTATGTGCAGAGATTTTAGCAGAACTCAACATTCTTGCGGAGAATTGGAAGTATATTCTTACCAATTTAATTTTTCAGGTCAGTCCCCTCGGCCTTTTAAGTatgttttgcttttgctttacttttTGTCATGAATGATATTGCATTGATTTTCTGATCATCCattatttctgaaaattttttacaaaatcctaTGAACGGTTGTTTGCTTATTGTTACACTGTAAAGTAAAGATAATCAGTAGTGGGATAAAGTATAAACACAAAATCACAATCACATTTCTAACATAAGGTATTGCTTGCTTATATAATTGCGGATGGTATAAGTTCATGATTGAGGGTTTGCTATTTCTAACATAAATTgcatattataaaaatttatttgtttgtattactgaaatttttttaattattttttattgcacatttatcacataaaaaaGGTGTTACGatagttattttcataattttattccaaaaatgatcgtgcatgaaataaaaaaatattttttgataataaaaaatggttTATAATTAGAGAAAAATAATTCAGATACTACTAATAACTAAGGCACTATACGCCCATTATTaaaattggattaatttttaatttcgtCAGAAATCCTTTTGGCAAAATTGCATTCtagcctttcttttctttattattttctcTCTGTATTGACTGCAAtaattttcacttcactttTAACGGGTGGACTTTCAAAATTGGTAGAAAGAGAGTTTATTAGCATTCAAATAACTGTTATGTGTTGCATCTTTTTGAAATGCTAAAGAATGCATGAAACTTCTTGAAAAGATGGTATCCTACTTTTTAGAGTTTGAGTCACAATATTACCttcatttttttgtatttttgcatCCACTGGATTAGAAAAAACGCATCCTTCTAAGCTTGGATAATGTTCAGTAGTGATGCCAAAGACCTAACGATAtctatatgaaaaaaaaaacccagcgGACATAATTATATATCATATCAGATATCAGGAATTAACTGCATAGAGGAAATAATCCTGACTCATATTTCGGCGCTCTATATGACTCAAGACagtgatttttaaaaaaaatctgatttctcttgatatttgaaaatttctgaATTCTAACTGaatttaaacaaaaagaataaattaaaaattatagaaaCTGCCAAATTAAAAGACAATATTGAATTGGATATTAAAAGATGGTTTAAATATAGTAGGGACTACGaaccaaaatatttaaaaaacaattctgtatccaaaaaataaaaaaaatctacaagaacaaactcatttttccaaaaaaaaaaaagaaagaaaagaagcctATAAGAACATACGccattttccaaatttaataatttatctaCATTATGAACATATTATAAACTAATacattcctttttatttaatattaaaaattgatttAAAATATACAAGTGATAGCAGATGGAATGAAGCAGTTAGCGACATgtgaaaaaatcaaaatgaacaaaagcaTTTAGAGGGATAATTTCGCACAAAATTCAtgggttaaagtgcaatttgAGGAATAGATGGGAGGCATTTTAGTGCATTTATTGGTTTGTTTTCAATAAGTGGTGATTGATTTTGCGGGGTTTGGGGGGTCTACATATACCAAAATATATAGGGATTACTTCATTAACTATGAGTGCTAATAACAATTTTATTGGTGcgtaattttcatttcattATAACACAATTGTATTAAATTCTATTGATGCTACTTCTATATTaactattgtatttttttgttaacaatTCTCATACAATGTATCATTTACTACgcataaaataaatacaaaaactatttatttttgatttaatatatatattttttctagatcaaataaatgaaaatattgTCTCTCTTCAAGTTCGACAGCCATCCGCATCACCAATACTTTTGCGTGATCATGGTAAAGATGCAATTTTTTATATCGTCaaagatcgtgcattttcatttgtagtacacacttcacaaaattcaacatagttaattaaatcatcaattttggctttcgtactaaaagtggattggtgtgaagagtgttcgcaccttcaagaaagattatcaaatcaaatgctTAGTAtgtgtaagtatttcattttaacaacattcaattacattcatttgtagaaatatatcattcccttttttaatataaattttaatttttttttcaggattCATCTTTCGAAAAAAGACAGTTTTTGAATGATATAcacattttattatatttcaaactattgttaaacagatattacatttaaattttgttggttcaattttttcacctttatttgttcaccatttttattttttcaataatatcagtaccgtgcgtagcacgggtattcacactagtaGTAGGAAAAGAGAatttgtaggagtggttgtaggatgagttaagataGTGGGATAGTGGGAGTGGGATAGTGGAAATATTGATAGGTGATAAGGTGAgttataacccactacattttatgtattaaaataaatacaaaaatctagaaaaaaggaTGAGAGGTTTAGAAGTCATTGAGAGTGCTAAAAACCCCTTCctgaatacatatagatatagatttcCTTATCCCTAAATCTTAAGTAAATCTTCCCCTAATCTTCAAACactactaaaaaaaataaaaataaaatttagacGTTATCAACCGATAACTAGCAGTCGCATTTTAGATATTTGTACTTACTATTTACAACTCTCAAAATCACTTTATGCATACCAAGAATTtgaatatccttttatttattcctACAAAAAAAGAAGCAAGCTTATCTTAGGATTGTTTTGACACTCAATTTATATATTATCAAGAATTTCAATGTTATTCTTTTTATAgtgtaagtgggaggtattAAAACTTTTCACTTACGCTTTTTCTCCCGTCTCCCAATTTTAATATCATTTATTTGCTCCCACGgccaaaaaagaaggaaaaaatttatGTTAGAATGGTTTTGCTACCTTAAccccaaaagaataaaaataaaaatcagttacaccaattttttttcaccACTAGTTTCCACTttacaataaaaaagaaaaggacattAAAAAGAAGAATCCTACTTGCCACTTTCCACTTTTTCAGAAACCACGACCCGGTACGTGACTGTCTTTAAAACAGGGGAGGAGGGCACTTTGGCATCATCTTTTGATAACCGCCACATGATTGTCGTGCAATTGACACTCCTTTTCTGGGTTTAAAAAAGGCATTGGTTTTTCCTGCcactttttctttgtcttttctGGGGACCAAATTGCAGACAGATGCAACACGAAAGACTAGGAAGACTGAGATTACACATCCAAAGTTTTTGTACTGTTCTTGCTGCTTCAGTGCCACTCTGCAACTACAtttgaattgaatttcaaaGCGCTCCATACAAAGTTACACTATCAGACAATAAAGACAGTTTCATTGCAAATCCCATTTCCAAGATTTCCCATTTCCCCCTGTCTGTTTGAAAATCTGTAAGAGGGGTTGATACAAAAGACAGCGAGAAGAATCATGAAAGTTCTGATTTTGGTGGTACCCGTCTTGATTTTCAGCTCACCTTTGCTCTCATTTCCTGTGGATGTGAAGCCAAACCCTCCTGTTTCTGACCCTGTTCTTCCTACTGAGAAAGAGCCCCCTGCTTTCCCTACTTCGTCTCCTGGTGTGGAAGCTCAATCTCCAGGTAATTCAATAATGTCTTGCCATGTTTCTGGTTTCTACTAGCACTTGATTGTGAATATGAGTTCATGCTCGTTTTGTTGTTAATTATTGGATGACTACTTCAAGTTCTGAAATTATGAAAAATACTGATCTTGTTGCCGTTTTGGATATATTTGCTAAATTTTCCCTTGTTCAAGGAAATGGTCGCCTTATCATTGAGAGTACTATTTTATCGTACTTCTCTGTGCTTTCAGCAAATCAGGATTTGAATTTGACACTAAAACCTGTAACAGCTCTGTCAGCAAGTACCCATCCTTCCCCCGATGACGGTTCAGTTGGGGTGCTTTGCATTGAGAAATGTTAAGCAGGAGAAAAAGATCGTTGTAGATGATTGATAAGctgttctttttccttttaaagtCGTAATGCTGTCTAaagccctttctttttttgcccttttttggTCCATCTTGGGCTTTGAAGGAGAGGCGGCTGTCAGGGCAGTCCATCATCAGGAcataaacaagaaaattttaattGCACTCGTGGTTTCTGCAACTCTTCTTGGTGGAATATTATTATTGCTGTCGTGTTTTTGGTTCTACAGACTCAAAAAGTTAAAGAGTTCCGATACAAAGGCAAACCAGAACTCAAGTATGATGCTTTCTTCAAGATGCCTTTAAGTCCTTCTAATTTCTTTTCCCTATCTTATTTGTACATTCTGTAACTTGCATTACAACTTATTTTGAGTTTGGATTGCTTTCTCAAGATGCTGCAAAAGGGGTATCATTGGGTCCAATTTTGGATAAAATCACTTCTTCAAAAGCTTTTGGAAAGAAAGGTTCAATTGCTCTTATTGAATACCCTTTGCTAGTAGCTGCAACCAGCAACTTCAATGAAGACAATATTCTGGGTGAAGGTGGATTAGGATGCGTATATAAAGCTCAATTTAGTGATAACTTCCATGCAGCTGTCAAAAGACTCCATGGTAAATGGCAGGACTCCGAAAGAGAGTTCGAGGTAAATTCCAATCGACAATTCTTGAGGATTCTATTTGATTTTATCCATTTTGCCTTTATTTCTATTTACTGCTTTCGTCATTGGAATTGCAGAATGAGGTAGATTTGTTGAGTAAAATCAAGcatcaaaatatagtttcaattCTAGGGTACTGCATTCATGGAGAGACACGGTTTTTGGTGTATGAATTGATGCAGAATGGGTCTTTGGAATCTCACTTGCACGGTAAAATGCCTTCCTACTTTTTGATGTATTATATTATGTGCATTCTGCATAATGTCTTTTGGTTTCTCAATTTGTGTTTCATTAAAAGAGATTAAGTTTCTCCTTTACTTTAGGACCTTCTCATGGATCAACTTTAACTTGGCATCTACGGATGAAAATTGCTCTAGATGTAGCAAGGTATGACATTGAGGAGGATCTGTCCCTCAAGATGTTACTCAACCCCCCAAACCACCCCCCCCTCCCCAATAACTTTTTGGCCTGTTTCCATTTCTTGTAGACTAAGATGTATCTCTGAATTGACTAGAGGACTGGAGTATTTGCATGAGCGTTGTAACCCTCCGGTGATACATAGGGATCTCAAATCCGCCAACATCCTCTTGGATTCTACCTACAATGCAAAGGTGAAATGTGTATAGGAGCTATGCCTTCAAATTCCTTCACTTTGCAAATGGAAACTTGATGAGTATTTGTGATAAGCTAATGAATTCCACTTTCATACAGCTTTCTGATTTTGGCCTTGCAATTAGTGGCGGGAACCCAAACAAGAACAGCATAAAGCTTTCAGGAACTTTGGGTTATGTTGCTCCAGAATACCTCCTAGATGGTATGATAGAGTACCTTAAGATTTGCAAAATTACATTATGTCAATTACATTGTTGCAGCTAAAGTTGTCTGTtcattcttttgattttgttctgTTGACATGAGcttgaataaaattttttttttccctattgGTCAATGGAAAGATCATACTTTTGAATAGGCATCTGCTGTTGCTTCTTTTGCTAAACAAATATCAATCTTCCTGGCGTAATTATGCATTTGAGTTATGTTTCTTGGTTTCAAAAGGTTTTTCATTACAACCCGCACTGGCATCTTAAATAATAATGACCTTGGTGCTGTATCACAAATACATGTTGGATGCCCCATGATAGGGATCTAAATAATGACCTTGAAACATCTTAACAGAGCCATATCTTGATTGCTGGATCAATTTCAATTATCCTTCTGAAAACTGTTGTCAGTCTCTGCTCTATCTTCCACTGTTCCTGTTGTCTCGTACTTGGAAACTTCCAAGAATTACTGCATTCAATGCTTATTGTAGTTTTTCTGCAATCTTTTTTGGATTTTGATATCTCTGCAATCCTTGATTGACGGACTGCTTGACCTGAATAAGTTTTATGTGTCACTTTTAGTGCACACAGTTGAAGCAGAAACACTACGTGGGCtgttttttgcaatcaaaaaacaaaattacTATTAGCATTTTGCTGATACGGGACTTCACTTAAAAACAAAGATTATTTGGCATCAAAGTCTGGGCCTTTGAGGAGCAAGCATTAGGTTGACCATATAAAGTATAAACACTGTTAAGCTGAAGTGACTTCCTTAATAAGATAGGGCAATGAGGATTTCAGTTGTCAGAGGTGGTGGTAAAAATCCCTTTCTGAGAAGATAGTGTCCTCCTTTAACTTTAAAAACTCTGCTGCTGTTGCCAATGTTCATGAGCCATGTATAGAGAATGCCTTGTTCAGTAACTGCTGATGCATGAGCTTTTATTTAAAATTGTTCTGTATGAAAAAAGAACTTTTAACTGTAGTTGTTTAATTGACGTTTAGGTAAATTAACTGAGAAGAGTGATGTATATgcatttggtgttattctactGGAGCTTTTAATTGGAAGAAGGCCAGTAGAGAAAATTACTGAAGCTCAGTGCCAGTCTATTGTTACATGGGTAAGTTCTCCCTAATGCTTGTCAGTTCAAGATCTGGTATCTCGGTAAGCATACTTTCTGATGCAATCTTCCTTTTTCATCATGCAGGCCATGCCTCAGCTCACTGATAGGTCAAAGCTTCCCAAAATTGTAGACCCTGCCATCAGGAACAAGATGGATTTGAAGCACTTATATCAAGTTTGTATTAAGACAACTTTTTTGACTGTTTAGCAGAATAATGCCTTCTTATCAATTACTGATTCAACTCCAATTATTCCTCTGGTAGGTTGCTGCGGTTGCTGTCCTGTGTGTACAGCCAGAACCAAGCTACAGACCATTGATCACAGATGTCCTTCACTCCTTTATTCCCCTCGTTCCTGTTGAGCTTGGAGGATCATTAAAAGTTGCATAGTTGGTTCTTGCTCGTGGCTGAACCTCGCCCAGATGCTGTGCTTTCTGCTGGAAAATATACTCGATGAACGGCCGccgtttttttttcctctctttttttcctgGTTTTTGATAATTAGATGTACTTTTGCCGGAATTCTTAGGATAGAGAACACATGGCAGGACGAAGTTTTGACGTCTGTCAATGTAAATATAAATCTATCGATAGATTTCAAAAGTGGAGCATCGCTGCAGTCTCATGATCTGGATTCATACCATCCCATCGTCACATTGCAAAGTCGCCTGAGTGATGGAACAAGGTCTTCATTTTACGGGTGTTACCAAAGATccgtcttttcttttctcttctggCTAAAGAACAGTGGAACCTGATTGACTGTACAAGTAGCCCTCTCAATATGTTACTCTTTTGGGCATCTCTTTCAATATGTTGAGACCGTATCCCTTTCATAAGCTCCGGCTATCGATCGATCCTTCACGGAAACCTACCAGTTTAGAAGAACCCTTTAAACTTGAGAACCTCGTTTTTAACACATTTGAATTAGTTACGACTAAATTATCATGTAAATGTACATATTCAATCATTCACCTATAACACTTGGTCACAACTCTTGTAATAAATGAATGAGTGTTCATTAGCAGACCTAATCAAGAGAATCTCTCTCTTTGTAATCATTTTGATGGTCAAGGATTTTCTTTGATCCTCTCACCAACTTCTCAAATGTCTAGATACATTTTTGCCATTCCGATCCCCTCTCTGCAAACCAGATCTTACCATCGAGTCCCACTTCACATGAAATGTTCCCCATAATTAATGCCATATATTAATGCAGCTATATCCTGTGCTACCTAACCTAATACGGATTATCTGTACTAGCTTGCAAAAACTCCGgcagctttctttcttttccggCAATTTCCCGTATCTGACTCTGAGTCCGAATTACTAGCAAATGTTTAATGCCCCAAGTGTAGATGTATATTAATGAAGGATATGCTATCAGTAAGTCTATGCATCTTTCTTCGGGCGTGAGTTTTAACGAGACCACGCCTTCAGTTACATCGTTCCTAAACCAAACCGGCCATTTAGTAATCATAGGTGAATTTGATTGGTTGCAAAATATAGCAGTTGGAGTTTTCTTGCTCCATGGCCAAGAGCGAGGGGTCAAATTTTTATACTCTCAACCATGATTTCCCCGCCTGTGGAAACTGGTTTTTTACATGGTCTTGAGAAGAATTATGCAGACAGGAGTCACTTTGGCGAGTTTGTGCACAGGCGAATAGTTTCCCAGAATAACTCCCCGGCTGTTTAGGATCAAATCCATATCTGCGGAGGAAAGTTGCCGACACATTGGTACCTACCTCTGAACAAGAATTTGTCTTTACATCACATATGCTAATATTCAAGAAGTTTGTATCTTGTCGACATTCAGACTCCATTTTGTATCTAGTATTTCCCAACGTAGCATAGTTGTCGCGGTGCGTATTGCCAAACAAACGTTGttgaaaataaaagggataatttccgaaacctcccctgaggttcctgacaatttcactgagctccTTTGAGGCTTGAAAAATTATACATACCTCCCttgtcatttaaaatgacaattttaccgttaaatattttaatgaaattcccttatttagtatgcttatacttagaatgagttttaaaattatttttttcattctttttccttcttattcctttttttttaaaaaaatttttgaccaaTAAAATTGTAGAACTACCactattatttttagtttctatTGTAACCAAATGTCGATCTAGTGATTTTTTTCAcgagttaattttatatgtaatccaatgtttttgccgatctttattttctattttttggtactaaaattaacaataaatcaaaaagaaattgTCCAAAATCACTACCAAATTATGATAATTCCACTACCTGAAAAATttataaactctaaatgaattatttcaacattttcctttctatcttataaatctaaatccataataaagtaccatcaaaagtatcccaacatagtaataaaattattattatagttgtttattaAATAGTAGCTATGGACATGAAAAATTTGGCACATTTGtcttataattatactagataattttataattgtatagggaaatatattaaaactcattacacaagggcatttttgggtattcatttaaaaaattgaccaaatcaatattattttaagattttattactaaaaccatcaaatcgagggaggtaagtgtaattttttaaacctcAGGAGAGCTCAGTGCAATTATCagaaaccacaggggaggtttctgaaattatcccaaaataaaaagaatataAACCTAGCTGCACTTCTCATCAAACAACTCACAGCTTCTCAGAGATGCCAAACATGATAAAACGCATAATTCACTGTATCTCAAAGTCTTAGCCGTCCCACATATTCcttcaatttgataaaaaaaaaaaaaaaaagaatgagagaaaaaagaaatgtgGCCATTGCAAGATGGTTGTGTAGGAATAACACAGAAAATATGTTTGTCAAGATCGTACATCCGGGTGGTCATGTTGAACTTCAAGATAGGCCAATTATTGCTGCTGAAATAATGCATCGAAATCCCAAATTTTGTGTTGCCTACCCAAATGTGTTCAAGCAGCCATGGGCAGTTGTTGCACCCATGGTTCGCCGTCGCGGGTCGCGGTCACGTCGCGGTCTCGGTTGTTCCACATCCGTCGCGGCATATCAGTTAAATATCGGGTGATACGCACATTATagtatataaaatttttttaaaaatctgaaaaatttactaaaaatagaaaataccattaaaaacacaattatcaaattaaatttactaaataCCTACATTATCATATATAGTTActgattattaaataaaataatactgtCATTACCACAAGGGTCTATAGCATTAGTAATAAATGATTTTAGAATTAAATGTATATTCTAACTCTATTTTATATGAgataaataattatatataagaaTAAAATTATCATATCTTACataatacaatacaaatctctaTACACAAAGAAAATAACAGTATTTATTTAATACAATAAAGAAACAAATACTTGTCAAATAATATTATGAAATGCAAAGATATAAAGAAACAAGCATTTTCGCTTAATTACTTGGGCCAAACTTGAACTTTAGGTGCTTCCAATTTTTCCTCCTATATTTTTCCCTGATCCGGTACAAAAGCCCCAGCTTCTCTTAGCATAATAAAGCATGATACGTTAATTGCATGTTACTTCCAAGACAAAACATGCAACAACAGCTTTTTTGCACCATCCAATTGTCCTTTTTTCAAATCTTTTCAGCTTTTCTACAAAGCAGGACCCATAAATGA
It includes:
- the LOC113739639 gene encoding probable receptor-like protein kinase At1g80640 isoform X1 yields the protein MKVLILVVPVLIFSSPLLSFPVDVKPNPPVSDPVLPTEKEPPAFPTSSPGVEAQSPGEAAVRAVHHQDINKKILIALVVSATLLGGILLLLSCFWFYRLKKLKSSDTKANQNSNAAKGVSLGPILDKITSSKAFGKKGSIALIEYPLLVAATSNFNEDNILGEGGLGCVYKAQFSDNFHAAVKRLHGKWQDSEREFENEVDLLSKIKHQNIVSILGYCIHGETRFLVYELMQNGSLESHLHGPSHGSTLTWHLRMKIALDVARLRCISELTRGLEYLHERCNPPVIHRDLKSANILLDSTYNAKLSDFGLAISGGNPNKNSIKLSGTLGYVAPEYLLDGKLTEKSDVYAFGVILLELLIGRRPVEKITEAQCQSIVTWAMPQLTDRSKLPKIVDPAIRNKMDLKHLYQVAAVAVLCVQPEPSYRPLITDVLHSFIPLVPVELGGSLKVA
- the LOC113739639 gene encoding probable receptor-like protein kinase At1g80640 isoform X2, which translates into the protein MKVLILVVPVLIFSSPLLSFPVDVKPNPPVSDPVLPTEKEPPAFPTSSPGVEAQSPGEAAVRAVHHQDINKKILIALVVSATLLGGILLLLSCFWFYRLKKLKSSDTKANQNSNAAKGVSLGPILDKITSSKAFGKKGSIALIEYPLLVAATSNFNEDNILGEGGLGCVYKAQFSDNFHAAVKRLHGKWQDSEREFENEVDLLSKIKHQNIVSILGYCIHGETRFLVYELMQNGSLESHLHGPSHGSTLTWHLRMKIALDVARGLEYLHERCNPPVIHRDLKSANILLDSTYNAKLSDFGLAISGGNPNKNSIKLSGTLGYVAPEYLLDGKLTEKSDVYAFGVILLELLIGRRPVEKITEAQCQSIVTWAMPQLTDRSKLPKIVDPAIRNKMDLKHLYQVAAVAVLCVQPEPSYRPLITDVLHSFIPLVPVELGGSLKVA